In a genomic window of Magnolia sinica isolate HGM2019 chromosome 14, MsV1, whole genome shotgun sequence:
- the LOC131226261 gene encoding probable polyol transporter 4: protein MGVENGNGDGNGFSKLALGGKGKYRRMDIELPEEGEGGENAQQLQKKSINTNKYVFACAVFASLNSVLLGYDVGVMSGAILFIQEDLKISEVQEEVLVGCLSIVSLLGSLGGGRTSDAIGRKWTMGLAAIIFQTGAAIMTFAPSFLVLMIGRLCAGVGIGFGVMIAPVYIAEISPAIDRGALTSFPEIFINIGILLGYISNYMFSGLSVHISWRIMLAVGILPSVLIGFALFIIPESPRWLVMHNRVEEARSVLLKINENEAEVEERLAEIEEAAGNANPEKKLEEKEVWLELLRPSPTIRRMLITGFGIQCFQQITGIDATVYYSPTIFREAGIMSKNGLLAATVAVGFSKTIFILVAIFLIDRVGRKPLLYVSTIGMTVCLFGLAAALTVIGHGVGSKEFGIGLVILAVCGNVAFFSVGIGPVCWVLTTEIFPLRLRAQASALGAVGNRVSSGLVAMSFLSMARSISVAGTFLIFSAMSALSVAFVYVFVPETKGKTLEQIELLFQNGGREWQEGEVELADVEHLVQKE, encoded by the exons atgGGTGTAGAGAATGGGAATGGAGATGGGAATGGCTTCTCCAAGCTTGCTTTGGGAGGGAAAGGAAAATACAGGAGGATGGATATCGAGCTcccagaagaaggagaaggaggagaGAATGCCCAACAGCTTCAAAAGAAGAGCATCAACACCAATAAATATGTTTTCGCTTGCGCCGTCTTCGCCTCCCTCAATTCAGTCCTTCTCGGTTATG ATGTTGGTGTTATGAGCGGAGCAATTCTATTCATTCAGGAGGATCTGAAGATAAGCGAGGTACAAGAAGAAGTACTGGTTGGATGTTTGAGCATCGTCTCGCTTTTGGGCAGTTTAGGAGGCGGAAGAACCTCAGATGCCATTGGCAGGAAATGGACCATGGGCTTAGCCGCCATAATTTTTCAAACGGGTGCTGCTATAATGACCTTTGCTCCTTCTTTCCTTGTGTTGATGATCGGCAGGCTTTGTGCCGGTGTGGGGATAGGCTTTGGAGTCATGATTGCACCAGTATACATCGCCGAGATATCACCCGCCATTGACAGAGGAGCCCTCACCTCCTTTCCTGAGATCTTCATAAACATAGGCATCCTTCTTGGATACATCTCCAACTACATGTTTTCAGGCCTTTCGGTACACATAAGCTGGAGGATAATGCTTGCTGTGGGGATTCTACCATCTGTCTTAATTGGGTTTGCTCTATTCATTATCCCAGAGTCGCCGAGGTGGTTGGTGATGCACAACCGGGTTGAAGAAGCCAGATCCGTGCTGCTAAAGATAAATGAGAAcgaggcagaggtggaagagcgGCTAGCTGAGATAGAGGAAGCGGCCGGCAATGCAAACCCTGAGAAAAAGCTAGAGGAGAAAGAAGTGTGGCTTGAATTGTTGAGGCCCTCTCCCACGATCCGCCGGATGCTGATAACGGGATTTGGGATCCAATGCTTCCAACAGATCACAGGCATCGATGCGACCGTATATTACAGCCCAACAATATTCAGAGAAGCGGGCATCATGAGCAAGAACGGGCTTCTTGCTGCGACCGTGGCCGTTGGATTTAGCAAGACCATTTTCATCTTGGTCGCGATTTTTCTCATCGACAGAGTGGGGAGAAAGCCACTGCTATATGTGAGCACAATCGGAATGACAGTCTGTTTGTTTGGATTGGCTGCAGCTCTAACTGTCATCGGACATGGAGTGGGATCAAAAGAATTTGGGATTGGGCTCGTGATTTTGGCGGTGTGTGGGAATGTCGCGTTCTTCTCAGTCGGAATAGGCCCAGTGTGCTGGGTCTTGACCACCGAGATCTTTCCTCTAAGGCTCCGGGCCCAGGCATCAGCACTTGGGGCAGTGGGGAATCGAGTGAGCAGTGGCCTGGTTGCCATGTCTTTCCTATCCATGGCCCGCTCCATTTCAGTAGCAGGAACTTTCCTCATCTTTTCTGCGATGTCAGCTCTCTCCGTGGCCTTTGTCTACGTGTTCGTTCCGGAAACAAAAGGGAAGACTCTGGAACAGATAGAGCTGCTATTTCAAAATGGCGGGAGAGAATGGCAAGAAGGTGAAGTCGAACTCGCAGATGTCGAGCATCTGGTGCAGAAGGAATAG